A genomic stretch from Oryzias latipes chromosome 24, ASM223467v1 includes:
- the LOC101167759 gene encoding proto-oncogene c-Fos, which translates to MISEEKMHPDSSSELQPSSSCSATSPGGDSPGSRQHPPDSLSSSVDQDSDLSAGAAFVPTVTAVSTSPELERMVQPTAITSAALKNKAQGAKQTPAGSKKAKPYSRKGQREQPSKEEEERRRIRRERNKIAAAKCRNRRRELIDTLQAETDSLEEEKSALEGEIASLLKEKERLEQVLASHNPTCRLPGDASMEEDAVDSIMQDPPASPHLLSILEKPPESSTDVPTAPDMASASCIPAAAILGNSNILLCSSAEEDDLEDLTGEDLDNLVPSLEMAVTSETAVSVPDIDLSGPFSLPDWETLYKSVANDLESFSPSVVSSSPSCSSYRTVFSFNYSEIESLAGGCDSVKGGLAASELIKDSLNSPTLLAL; encoded by the exons ATGATCTCTGAGGAAAAGATGCATCCAGACTCTAGCTCTGAGCTCCAGCCATCCTCCAGCTGCAGCGCGACATCTCCAGGCGGGGACAGCCCCGGGAGCAGACAGCATCCTCCTGACTCGCTTTCATCATCAGTGGACCAG GACAGTGATCTGAGCGCAGGAGCCGCCTTTGTTCCGACCGTGACTGCAGTCTCCACGTCCCCAGAGCTGGAGCGGATGGTGCAGCCGACAGCCATCACgtctgcagctttaaaaaacaaagcccaGGGTGCAAAGCAGACCCCCGCAGGCTCCAAGAAGGCGAAGCCTTATAGCAGGAAGGGGCAAAGGGAGCAG CCCtccaaagaggaggaggagaggagaaggatCAGGAGGGAGAGGAATAAGATTGCTGCAGCAAAGTGTCGCAACAGACGGAGGGAGCTGATAGACACCCTTCAAGCT GAAACTGATTCTCTGGAAGAAGAGAAGTCTGCCCTGGAAGGGGAGATAGCCAGCCTGCTGAAGGAGAAGGAGAGGCTGGAGCAAGTCCTAGCCTCCCACAATCCAACCTGCAGGCTACCTGGAGATGCCAGTATGGAGGAGGATGCTGTTGACTCAATAATGCAGGATCCTCCAGCGTCGCCCCACCTGCTGTCCATCCTGGAGAAACCCCCAGAGAGCAGCACAGACGTCCCCACAGCTCCAGACATGGCCAGTGCTTCCTGCATCCCCGCTGCAGCCATTCTGGGCAACTCCAacatcctgctctgctccagtgCAGAAGAGGACGACCTGGAGGACTTGACAGGAGAAGACCTGGACAACTTGGTGCCCAGCCTGGAGATGGCAGTGACCTCTGAGACAGCTGTGTCTGTCCCTGACATTGACCTGAGCGGCCCCTTCAGCCTCCCAGACTGGGAGACGCTTTACAAATCGGTGGCAAACGACCTTGAGTCTTTCAGCCCGTCAGTCGTGTCTTCCAGTCCTTCTTGTAGCAGTTATCGCACAGTGTTCTCCTTTAATTACTCTGAGATTGAATCCTTGGCTGGCGGCTGCGACAGCGTCAAAGGCGGCCTGGCTGCGTCTGAATTAATCAAAGATAGTCTCAACTCTCCAACACTCCTGGCCTTGTGA